A window of the Callospermophilus lateralis isolate mCalLat2 chromosome 7, mCalLat2.hap1, whole genome shotgun sequence genome harbors these coding sequences:
- the Srm gene encoding spermidine synthase, which translates to MEPGPDGPAAIREGWFRETCSLWPGQALSLQVEQLLHHRRSRYQDILVFRSKTYGNVLVLDGVIQCTERDEFSYQEMIANLPLCSHPNPRKVLIIGGGDGGVLREVVKHPSVESVVQCEIDEDVIQVSKQFLPSMAVGYSSSKLTLHVGDGFEFMKQNQDAFDVIITDSSDPMGPAESLFKESYYQLMRTALKEDGILCCQGECQWLHLDLIKEMRQFCKSLFPVVAYAYCSIPTYPSGQIGFMLCSKNPSTNFREPARPLSPAQVEHMALRYYNADVHRAAFVLPEFARKALHDVR; encoded by the exons ATGGAGCCCGGCCCCGACGGCCCCGCCGCCATCCGCGAGGGCTGGTTCCGCGAGACGTGCAGCCTGTGGCCTGGCCAGGCCCTGTCGCTCCAGGTGGAGCAGCTGCTCCACCACCGGCGCTCGCGGTACCAGGATATCCTTGTCTTCCGCAG TAAGACCTACGGTAACGTGCTGGTGCTGGATGGCGTCATCCAGTGCACGGAGAGGGACGAGTTCTCCTACCAAGAGATGATAGCCAACCTGCCTCTCTGCAGCCATCCCAACCCCCGAAAG GTGCTGATCATCGGAGGCGGAGATGGTGGCGTCCTGCGGGAGGTGGTGAAGCACCCCTCCGTAGAGTCTGTGGTCCAGTGCGAGATTGATGAG GATGTCATCCAGGTCTCCAAGCAGTTCCTGCCGAGCATGGCTGTTGGCTACTCCAgctcaaagctgaccctgcatgtGGGCGACGGTTTTGAGTTCATGAAACAGAACCAAGATGCCTTCGATGTGATCATCACTGACTCCTCGGACCCCATGG GCCCGGCGGAGAGCCTCTTCAAGGAATCCTACTACCAGCTCATGAGGACGGCGCTCAAGGAGGACGGCATCCTCTGCTGCCAGG GCGAGTGCCAGTGGCTGCACCTGGACCTCATCAAGGAGATGCGGCAGTTCTGCAAGTCCCTCTTCCCCGTGGTGGCCTACGCCTACTGCTCCATCCCCACCTACCCCAGCGGCCAAATCGGATTCATGCTCTGCAGCAAAAACCCG AGCACCAACTTCCGGGAGCCGGCGCGGCCACTGTCGCCGGCGCAGGTGGAGCACATGGCGCTGCGCTACTACAACGCGGACGTGCACCGCGCCGCCTTCGTGCTGCCCGAGTTCGCCCGCAAG GCCCTGCACGACGTGCGCTGA
- the Masp2 gene encoding mannan-binding lectin serine protease 2, whose product MRWVGAPRPPRWTPSPGSACRLLVLLGLLGGGSAAVPMGPTWPEPVFGRLTSPGFPREYGNHQEWRWALRAPPGYRLRLYFTHFHLEPSFRCEYDFVKLSSGTKVLATLCGQESTDTEQAPGNDTFYSLGPSLDVTFCSDYSNEKPFTGFEAFYAAEDVDECREPPGEESACDHHCHNHLGGFYCSCRAGYVLHQDKRTCSALCWGQVLRRPSGELSSPEYPGPYPKLSSCSYGIRLEEGFSVTLDFVESFDVEAHPEAQCPYDSLTIQTDQEEYGPFCGKTLPPRIETKSNNVTILFVTDKSGTHTGWKIHYTSTAQPCPDPMAPPNGHISPVQTKYILKDSISVFCETGYELLQGALPLKSFTAVCQRDGSWDRPMPECGLVDCGPPEELPNGRVEYLTGPEVTTYRAEIQYHCTETFYTMKRNNGKYVCEADGFWTSSKGEKSLPVCEPVCGLSARTTRGRIYGGQRAQPGDFPWQVLLLGQTTAAGALLYDNWILTAAHAIYGQKEEVSSLDIRMGILNRLSHNYTKAWAEAGFIHEGYTHEAGFDNDIALIKLKNKVVINSNIMPICLPGKEAEFLMRTNDIGTASGWGLTQRGFLARNLMFVDIPIADHQKCTAAYEKQYPGGRVTDNMLCAGLETGGKDSCRGDSGGALVFLDNKTETWFVGGLVSWGSVNCGEAGQYGVYTKVINYIPWIENIINNF is encoded by the exons ATGAGGTGGGTGGGAGCCCCCAGGCCACCAAGGTGGACGCCAAGCCCCGGCTCAGCCTGCAGGCTgctggtcctcctgggcctgctgGGTGGGGGCTCAGCAGCCGTCCCCATGGGCCCCACGTGGCCTGAGCCTGTGTTCGGGCGCCTGACGTCCCCTGGCTTCCCGAGGGAGTATGGCAATCACCAGGAATGGCGCTGGGCCCTGAGGGCGCCTCCTGGCTACCGCCTGCGCCTCTACTTCACCCACTTCCACCTGGAGCCCTCCTTCCGCTGCGAGTACGACTTCGTCAAG CTGAGCTCGGGGACCAAGGTGCTGGCCACGCTGTGCGGACAGGAGAGCACGGACACGGAGCAGGCGCCGGGCAACGACACCTTCTACTCCCTGGGCCCCAGCCTGGACGTCACCTTCTGCTCCGACTACTCCAACGAGAAGCCTTTCACGGGGTTCGAGGCCTTCTATGCTGCTGAGG ACGTTGATGAGTGCCGAGAGCCCCCGGGAGAGGAGTCCGCCTGTGACCACCACTGCCACAACCATCTGGGTGGCTTCTATTGCTCCTGCCGCGCCGGCTACGTCCTCCACCAGGACAAGCGCACCTGCTCAG CCCTGTGCTGGGGCCAGGTCTTGCGCCGCCCGTCTGGGGAGCTGAGCAGCCCCGAGTACCCGGGGCCCTACCCCAAGCTCTCCAGCTGCTCCTACGGCATCCGCCTGGAGGAGGGCTTCAGCGTCACCCTGGACTTCGTGGAGTCCTTCGACGTGGAGGCCCACCCCGAGGCCCAGTGCCCCTACGACTCCCTCACG ATTCAGACAGACCAGGAGGAATATGGCCCTTTTTGTGGGAAGACATTGCCCCCCAGAATTGAGACAAAGAGCAACAACGTGACCATCCTCTTTGTCACTGACAAGTCAGGGACCCACACAggctggaagatccactacacaaGCACAG CGCAGCCGTGTCCTGATCCGATGGCTCCACCTAATGGTCACATTTCACCTGTGCAAACCAAGTACATCCTCAAAGACAGCATCTCTGTCTTCTGTGAGACTGGCTATGAGCTTCTGCAa GGTGCTTTGCCTCTGAAATCATTCACTGCAGTCTGTCAGAGAGATGGATCTTGGGACCGACCCATGCCAGAGTGCGGTT TGGTGGACTGTGGCCCTCCAGAGGAGCTGCCCAATGGCCGAGTGGAATATCTCACTGGTCCTGAAGTGACCACCTATAGAGCTGAGATTCAGTACCACTGCACAGAGACCTTCTATACAATGAAGAGGAATAATG GTAAATATGTGTGTGAGGCTGATGGATTCTGGACGAGCTCCAAAGGAGAAAAATCACTCCCAGTCTGTGAGCCTG TGTGTGGACTATCAGCCCGGACTACAAGAGGTCGTATATATGGAGGGCAAAGGGCACAGCCTGGTGATTTCCCCTGGCAAGTCCTGTTACTAGGTCAAACTACAGCAGCAGGTGCACTTTTATATGACAACTGGATTCTAACAGCTGCTCACGCCATATATGGGCAAAAAGAAGAGGTATCTTCCCTGGACATTCGAATGGGCATCCTGAATAGACTATCGCATAACTACACAAAAGCCtgggctgaggctggttttataCATGAAGGTTACACTCATGAGGCTGGTTTCGACAATGACATAGCACTGATTAAATTGAAGAACAAAGTTGTAATCAATAGCAACATCATGCCTATTTGTCTGCCAGGAAAAGAAGCTGAATTTTTGATGAGGACAAATGACATTGGAACAGCGTCTGGTTGGGGATTAACCCAAAGGGGTTTTCTTGCTAGAAATCTAATGTTTGTCGACATACCAATTGCTGACCATCAAAAATGTACTGCTGCCTATGAAAAGCAGTATCCAGGGGGAAGGGTAACTGATAACATGCTTTGTGCAGGCTTAGAAACTGGAGGCAAGGATAGCTGCAGAGGTGACAGTGGTGGGGCACTAGTATTTCTAGACAACAAGACAGAGACTTGGTTTGTAGGGGGATTAGTGTCTTGGGGTTCTGTTAATTGTGGGGAAGCAGGTCAGTATGGGGTGTACACGAAAGTCATTAACTATATTCCCTGGATTGAGAacataattaataatttttaa